A region from the Arachis ipaensis cultivar K30076 chromosome B01, Araip1.1, whole genome shotgun sequence genome encodes:
- the LOC107604749 gene encoding uncharacterized protein LOC107604749, with the protein MTIDRFSNIAFLPNDIWVAIIIQVASNSIRDVCSLRMTCKAARDAGEADIIHRSVFIPPPHATPWWWCLNPEARRFLDRCMAAGNPELLFREALRELFIRCHVAAKYALSMTLLLRRDDNNRKQKGLELYRELDAVGSLADYNAMRFSILTIS; encoded by the exons ATGACAATCGACCGTTTCTCAAATATCGCCTTCCTTCCGAACGACATTTGGGTGGCAATAATCATTCAAGTTGCGTCAAACTCCATTCGCGACGTGTGCAGTCTCAGAATGACCTGTAAGGCTGCACGAGATGCGGGAGAGGCCGATATTATTCACCGCAGTGTTTTCATCCCACCACCGCATGCCACGCCGTGGTGGTGGTGCCTCAACCCGGAGGCAAGGAGATTCTTGGATCGCTGCATGGCAGCTGGCAATCCAGAGCTTCTGTTTCGGGAGGCGCTTCGGGAACTATTCATCAGAT GCCATGTAGCAGCCAAATACGCACTGTCGATGACATTGCTGCTTCGCAGGGACGACAACAACAGAAAACAAAAAGGGCTGGAACTGTATCGCGAGCTTGATGCGGTTGGTTCACTCGCTGATTATAACGCAATGCGTTTTTCAATTCTGACAATCTCGTAG